Proteins encoded within one genomic window of Phototrophicus methaneseepsis:
- a CDS encoding glycerol-3-phosphate acyltransferase translates to MIALWTLATYLISSVPFSLLLGWFIIGNDIRHYGDGNPGATNLYRATGSRFWYVIAVCLDGAKGLFPVGIAYWIIGIQDWGIVPIALAAIAGHAFSIYLGFKGGKAVAVTGGTWIGLTLFEMPLVIGAMLSYWYRSMEESNWVTVIMMLYMLVYLLITRPDNGPFLLIWLGNFLIVLYRHRQGLNTVPTIKRWLPLLPKDLPKEGI, encoded by the coding sequence ATGATCGCGCTCTGGACCCTGGCGACGTATCTCATCAGCAGTGTGCCCTTCTCGCTCCTACTTGGCTGGTTCATCATAGGGAATGACATTCGCCACTATGGGGACGGCAACCCTGGCGCAACGAATCTCTATCGCGCGACGGGCAGCCGCTTCTGGTATGTGATTGCCGTCTGCCTGGATGGGGCTAAGGGCCTGTTCCCGGTTGGTATCGCCTATTGGATCATCGGCATTCAGGATTGGGGGATTGTGCCCATTGCCCTGGCTGCCATTGCTGGGCACGCCTTCAGTATCTATCTGGGCTTTAAAGGGGGCAAAGCAGTCGCGGTCACAGGCGGCACATGGATCGGCCTGACGCTCTTTGAAATGCCCCTGGTCATTGGCGCCATGCTCAGCTATTGGTATCGCTCTATGGAAGAGAGCAACTGGGTCACTGTGATTATGATGCTCTATATGCTGGTCTATTTGCTCATCACACGTCCCGATAATGGCCCCTTTCTGCTCATCTGGCTGGGCAACTTCTTGATTGTGCTATATCGACATCGGCAAGGGCTTAACACGGTGCCTACTATCAAAAGATGGCTGCCACTTTTGCCTAAAGACCTGCCCAAAGAAGGTATTTAG
- a CDS encoding glycosyltransferase, translating into MIVLVGFTLFALLVITLTMIANVLIFPRLKTAHSDTMPHVSILIPARNESAIIAHTLNALLNQTYPHYDITILDDHSEDDTASIAEAIAHQDERLRVIIGQPLPTGWMGKSWACHQLAQQTTGDVLIFTDADVYWQPEALASLIAQMQTTQADLLSIWPTQTTLRWAERLAVPLIAMVILGYLPLVMVHRSPFAIFGAANGQCMAWQRSAYMRIGGHKAVANNVLEDVTHARLVKQAGLRLRMSDGNQFIGCRMYDGWPAVRDGFAKNILAGYGSAFALALATVFHVTVFLSPYIWLLWTQWRPYALLAIALGIGLRALSAAFTHQRVLDSLLMPVSVLLMTRIALQAFWWHFTGGPRWKGRLIQQSTQGAHHG; encoded by the coding sequence ATGATCGTGCTGGTTGGATTCACGCTGTTTGCATTGCTGGTTATCACGCTGACGATGATCGCCAATGTTTTGATATTCCCACGGCTGAAAACAGCTCACAGTGATACTATGCCCCATGTGTCGATTCTCATCCCGGCGCGCAATGAAAGCGCTATTATCGCCCACACACTAAACGCCCTGCTCAACCAGACTTATCCCCATTACGACATCACAATCCTTGATGATCATTCCGAGGATGACACAGCTTCAATTGCAGAAGCTATCGCCCATCAAGATGAGCGCTTGCGCGTCATCATCGGGCAACCGTTGCCCACAGGCTGGATGGGCAAAAGCTGGGCCTGCCATCAACTGGCACAGCAGACGACTGGTGACGTGCTGATCTTCACCGACGCAGATGTCTATTGGCAGCCAGAAGCACTGGCAAGCCTCATCGCACAGATGCAAACCACGCAAGCGGATTTACTCTCTATCTGGCCGACACAAACAACCCTCAGGTGGGCGGAACGGCTGGCAGTGCCCCTCATCGCGATGGTTATCCTGGGCTATTTACCGCTCGTTATGGTACATCGTTCGCCTTTTGCCATCTTCGGTGCAGCCAATGGACAATGTATGGCCTGGCAACGCAGCGCTTATATGCGCATTGGTGGGCATAAGGCGGTTGCCAATAATGTATTGGAAGATGTGACCCACGCGCGATTGGTCAAACAAGCCGGGCTGCGGCTGCGGATGAGCGATGGAAATCAATTCATCGGCTGCCGGATGTACGATGGTTGGCCTGCTGTACGCGACGGCTTCGCCAAAAATATCCTGGCAGGCTACGGCAGCGCCTTTGCATTGGCATTGGCGACTGTATTCCATGTAACCGTATTTTTATCGCCATATATCTGGCTCCTATGGACCCAATGGCGGCCTTATGCTTTACTGGCCATTGCCCTTGGCATAGGGTTACGAGCGCTCTCTGCCGCGTTTACTCATCAGCGCGTGCTGGATAGCCTGCTTATGCCTGTCTCCGTATTATTGATGACGCGTATCGCCCTACAGGCTTTCTGGTGGCATTTTACGGGTGGCCCTCGTTGGAAAGGCCGCCTCATTCAACAATCCACCCAAGGTGCACACCATGGCTAA
- a CDS encoding phytoene desaturase family protein — MANLPIIIIGAGMGGLAAAIRLRLAGYDVHIYEKNATVGGKMSQFSADGFRWDTGPSVITMRHVFEELFQAANRNFSDYVTLQPLEPLTRYFYHDGTVLDAVSDLRRMAQQIERIEPRDVEGYLSYLAYAARIHRVTGPVFIYDQPPTLGSFARVPISEWLYADPFRTMQQAINSKVRSPYLRQLLGRFATYVGGSPYEAPATLNVIAHIELTGGVWYAVGGVYKIAEAVQRLALELGVEIYTNTVVDRILVESGTAMGVTLANGETATAKAVLANVDVTTTYDQLLKPDDAPKRRLKQLKAYEPSCSGFVMMLGIDKQHPQLAHHNIFFSDDYPAEFQAIFKKQQPAENPTIYVAITSKTDADHAPPNYENWFVLVNAPALSQEINWRAIQSDYRNRILGILAGRGFDIRENIISEHILTPLDLQVMSGAWRGALYGPSANKTFTAFLRPHNRSRDIQRLYFVGGTTHPGGGIPMVTLSGKTVAQMIIDDIV, encoded by the coding sequence ATGGCTAATTTACCGATTATCATTATTGGCGCTGGTATGGGTGGGCTTGCCGCAGCGATCCGGCTGCGGTTGGCGGGCTATGATGTGCACATCTATGAGAAGAATGCCACCGTCGGCGGCAAAATGAGCCAGTTCAGTGCAGATGGTTTCCGGTGGGACACCGGGCCATCCGTCATAACCATGCGCCATGTCTTCGAGGAATTGTTCCAGGCAGCAAACCGCAACTTCAGCGATTACGTGACTTTGCAGCCGCTGGAACCTCTCACGCGCTATTTTTATCATGATGGTACCGTACTTGATGCTGTCAGTGATCTTCGGCGTATGGCACAGCAGATTGAGCGCATTGAGCCACGAGATGTTGAGGGGTATTTGAGCTATCTGGCGTATGCTGCGCGCATTCACCGTGTTACCGGGCCTGTATTTATCTACGATCAGCCGCCTACCCTGGGCAGCTTTGCCCGCGTGCCAATATCCGAGTGGCTGTACGCAGACCCTTTCCGCACCATGCAGCAGGCGATTAATAGCAAGGTGCGTTCACCGTATTTACGGCAATTGCTGGGTCGCTTTGCAACGTATGTGGGCGGCAGCCCTTATGAAGCTCCGGCAACGCTGAACGTTATCGCCCATATTGAACTGACAGGCGGCGTCTGGTATGCGGTAGGCGGCGTCTATAAAATTGCTGAAGCCGTACAACGGCTTGCGCTGGAACTGGGTGTAGAAATTTACACAAATACAGTTGTTGACCGTATCCTGGTGGAGAGTGGCACTGCAATGGGCGTCACCTTAGCCAATGGAGAAACGGCTACCGCGAAGGCCGTGCTCGCCAATGTGGACGTTACAACGACTTATGACCAACTACTAAAGCCGGATGACGCCCCAAAAAGACGCTTAAAGCAGCTCAAGGCTTATGAACCTTCTTGCTCTGGCTTTGTGATGATGCTGGGCATTGATAAACAGCACCCACAATTGGCACATCATAATATCTTCTTCAGCGATGATTACCCGGCTGAGTTCCAGGCAATCTTTAAAAAACAGCAACCCGCAGAAAATCCAACCATCTATGTAGCAATCACATCCAAAACAGATGCCGACCATGCCCCGCCCAATTATGAGAATTGGTTCGTCCTGGTCAATGCACCCGCCCTCTCACAAGAGATCAATTGGCGTGCGATCCAATCAGATTATCGTAACCGGATTTTGGGTATACTGGCAGGGCGTGGCTTTGATATACGCGAGAACATCATCAGCGAACATATCCTGACGCCATTGGATTTACAGGTTATGTCTGGTGCGTGGCGCGGCGCGCTCTACGGTCCCTCTGCCAATAAAACATTCACGGCCTTTTTGCGGCCGCATAACCGCAGCCGAGATATTCAGCGACTTTACTTTGTGGGCGGCACAACCCACCCTGGGGGCGGCATCCCGATGGTGACGCTCTCCGGTAAAACAGTCGCCCAGATGATTATTGATGATATTGTGTGA
- a CDS encoding histone deacetylase family protein codes for MKAYYTDVFVLPLPEGHRFPMAKYHRLRERILATNTLPAENLIIPDAATDEDILRCHTRDYLEKVKNGTLSHQEVLRIGFPWTPEMVERSRRSSGATICASMTALEEGVSANLAGGTHHAGRDFGAGFSVFCDAGIAARALQARKMVERVLVVDCDVHQGNGTADVCQGDPSIYTFSIHGEKNFPFRKIPGDLDLGLPNDTGDDPYLETLEFALERILSVFDPDLAIYQAGADPYIGDRLGKLALSKEGLARRDRLVMEMLRSESIPVAVTMGGGYAPEIEHIVDIHLQTIRIAAQYATG; via the coding sequence ATGAAAGCCTACTACACCGACGTTTTTGTCCTGCCACTGCCAGAGGGGCATCGCTTCCCTATGGCGAAATATCATCGTCTAAGGGAACGCATCCTGGCTACAAACACGCTCCCGGCAGAAAATCTCATCATCCCAGACGCAGCCACCGACGAAGATATTCTGCGCTGTCACACCCGTGATTACCTCGAAAAAGTGAAAAACGGGACGCTCAGCCATCAAGAAGTGCTGCGGATTGGCTTCCCATGGACGCCAGAAATGGTCGAACGCTCAAGACGGTCTTCTGGTGCGACGATCTGCGCGAGTATGACCGCTCTAGAAGAAGGCGTTTCTGCCAATCTTGCAGGGGGCACGCATCATGCAGGCCGGGACTTCGGGGCGGGGTTTTCCGTGTTTTGTGATGCAGGCATCGCAGCACGGGCCTTACAAGCCAGGAAGATGGTCGAACGCGTGCTGGTTGTGGATTGTGATGTGCACCAGGGGAATGGCACAGCAGATGTCTGCCAGGGCGACCCCAGCATTTACACCTTTTCTATCCATGGGGAGAAGAACTTCCCCTTTCGTAAAATACCCGGAGACCTAGACCTCGGCTTGCCCAATGACACAGGAGATGATCCTTATCTGGAAACGCTGGAATTCGCCCTGGAGCGGATATTAAGCGTCTTCGACCCGGACCTGGCCATTTACCAGGCAGGGGCAGATCCTTACATTGGCGACCGTTTAGGTAAGCTCGCACTCAGCAAAGAAGGCTTGGCGCGTCGTGATCGGCTGGTTATGGAGATGCTGCGAAGTGAGTCGATTCCTGTTGCTGTGACAATGGGCGGCGGTTATGCCCCAGAGATCGAGCATATTGTGGATATTCACCTGCAAACGATCCGCATTGCCGCCCAATATGCCACAGGCTGA
- a CDS encoding MaoC/PaaZ C-terminal domain-containing protein, whose translation MAAELQPPRGLYFEEFEVGSQMMTRGRTITEADIVQFAALTGDFNPMHTDAEYCKTSFMGQRVAHGMLTISYAVGQAYQLGILERTVLGFRGLEMKFSVPVYIGDTIHAEIVVSDKKEARRLGGGVVTLDMKIVNQDGKTVQKGNLTLLMASAPQEEASS comes from the coding sequence ATGGCAGCAGAGCTCCAGCCCCCACGTGGCCTTTATTTTGAAGAATTTGAAGTCGGTTCCCAGATGATGACGCGGGGACGTACGATTACAGAAGCGGATATTGTGCAATTCGCTGCCCTGACGGGCGACTTTAACCCCATGCATACGGATGCCGAATATTGCAAAACCTCCTTTATGGGGCAGCGTGTTGCTCATGGGATGCTGACGATTAGCTATGCCGTTGGGCAGGCGTACCAGCTCGGTATTCTGGAACGGACTGTGTTGGGTTTCCGTGGCCTAGAGATGAAGTTCAGCGTGCCTGTCTATATTGGTGATACGATCCATGCTGAGATCGTCGTTAGCGACAAAAAAGAAGCGCGTCGTTTGGGTGGCGGGGTCGTCACGCTTGATATGAAGATCGTCAACCAGGATGGAAAAACGGTACAGAAGGGGAATTTAACCTTACTGATGGCATCTGCACCTCAGGAAGAAGCCTCGTCATAA
- a CDS encoding response regulator translates to MTDRIDGWHVLLVEDEFDSLQMVTKILLHHGAEVRVARDGYECLIVLESYQPTLVIMDLAMPQMDGWETLSRIRARSDLAHLPVVAITAYHSVSVEQDAYDAGFDAYLSKPLETNNLIDQLMSVIEKHRAD, encoded by the coding sequence ATGACGGATCGGATAGACGGCTGGCATGTCTTGCTCGTCGAGGATGAGTTTGATAGCCTGCAAATGGTCACTAAAATTTTACTGCATCATGGCGCAGAAGTGCGTGTCGCGCGTGATGGCTACGAATGCTTAATCGTCCTGGAAAGTTACCAACCAACGCTTGTGATTATGGATTTAGCCATGCCACAGATGGATGGATGGGAAACATTATCCAGAATACGCGCTCGTAGTGACCTGGCACATCTTCCCGTTGTGGCCATTACTGCTTATCACTCAGTCAGTGTGGAGCAGGATGCCTATGATGCTGGCTTCGATGCTTATTTGTCGAAGCCGCTTGAAACAAATAATCTGATTGACCAGCTTATGTCTGTCATCGAAAAGCATCGTGCGGATTAA
- a CDS encoding response regulator, whose amino-acid sequence MISKEMKDWLVLIVDDELDNLNVARKVLSFGGAKVHVARDGIEGLSVLQTVVPTFILLDLSMPNMDGWQMLEAVRHETSLNSVPIIALTAHAMAGDREKALDAGFNGYISKPFRIDSFLEEIHRCLDEFCD is encoded by the coding sequence ATGATTAGCAAAGAGATGAAAGACTGGTTGGTGCTGATCGTCGATGATGAATTGGATAACCTCAATGTGGCGCGCAAAGTGCTCAGCTTTGGCGGGGCCAAAGTCCATGTGGCGCGCGATGGCATTGAAGGCCTGAGCGTCCTACAGACCGTTGTGCCGACCTTCATCCTTTTGGATTTGTCGATGCCAAATATGGATGGTTGGCAAATGCTGGAAGCCGTACGTCATGAGACCTCGCTCAATAGTGTGCCGATTATCGCGCTGACTGCACACGCAATGGCTGGTGACCGTGAAAAAGCCCTGGACGCGGGATTTAACGGCTATATTTCCAAGCCTTTTCGTATTGATTCTTTCCTGGAAGAGATTCATCGCTGCCTGGACGAATTTTGTGATTAA
- a CDS encoding PAS domain S-box protein, translating to MKAFQEVGVSLEALLANINCLVCVMAASGDVLYANPLCLSTLGYDADEVMSLNLFDVSFSLQADGSLHQHVEKLQLGEGPCGSLQFAVRTKTGALRVLEGTCMMHVNEEGLETVTGVWQDVTSPRSSKSEMDRIFDLSQDIVGIKEFDGTFVRLNPAVLPILGYKPEEMIGTNFLDYVHPEDMERIQEIAAHAVTGRHVLEFENRYRRYDGTYCWLSWKSTTVPEEQRTYFIARDITDQKQVEMQLLLRNQAIEASPSGISIADAQLPDMPLIYVNPVFEQMTGYSAIDVIGRNCRFLQNDDRDQPGVHEIRAALREARSCTVVIRNYRQDGTLFYNELRIAPITNERGELTHFVGISTDVTQRVHTEEKIQEQTEALIQANGALSIARRQAEEAVRLKSQFLATMSHELRTPLNAIIGYTDIQLAGMAGDLTDEQTYYQDRVLVNAKHLLELINDVLDLSKIEAGRMDLIIKPFVIKEWMEDIVAQVEGLAEQKQIAFRHILDERMPTALMGDESRLRQIAINLLSNAIKFTDEGRVTMQIQKHGNDAWKLIVSDTGIGIPSHMQETIFEEFRQVDDSSSRKQGGSGLGLTIVRKLCLMMGGNIRLQSQLGKGTTVTIILPLQPAD from the coding sequence ATGAAGGCGTTTCAGGAGGTTGGTGTATCTCTGGAAGCTCTGCTGGCTAACATCAATTGTCTGGTTTGTGTCATGGCAGCATCCGGCGATGTCCTTTATGCCAACCCGTTATGTTTAAGCACCCTGGGTTATGATGCTGATGAAGTCATGTCGCTCAATCTATTTGATGTTTCTTTTTCGCTGCAAGCAGATGGCTCCCTGCATCAACATGTAGAAAAACTCCAGTTGGGTGAGGGCCCATGTGGATCTCTGCAGTTTGCTGTCCGCACTAAAACGGGCGCGCTGCGTGTCCTGGAAGGCACCTGCATGATGCATGTCAATGAAGAAGGTTTAGAGACGGTCACGGGTGTTTGGCAGGATGTAACCTCCCCGCGATCCAGTAAATCTGAAATGGATCGCATCTTCGATTTATCCCAGGACATCGTTGGTATTAAGGAATTTGATGGCACATTTGTCCGGCTCAATCCTGCTGTCCTGCCGATATTAGGCTATAAGCCGGAGGAAATGATCGGGACGAACTTTCTCGATTACGTCCATCCTGAAGATATGGAACGCATTCAAGAAATCGCCGCCCATGCAGTGACCGGACGCCATGTGTTGGAATTTGAGAACCGCTATCGGCGTTATGATGGTACCTACTGTTGGCTCTCCTGGAAGTCCACAACGGTGCCAGAAGAGCAGAGAACCTATTTCATCGCGCGCGATATCACTGACCAGAAACAGGTTGAGATGCAGCTTTTGCTGCGCAACCAGGCGATTGAGGCCAGCCCATCCGGCATTTCGATTGCAGATGCTCAGTTACCAGATATGCCCCTGATCTATGTAAACCCTGTCTTTGAACAGATGACGGGCTATTCTGCCATTGACGTGATTGGCCGCAATTGCCGCTTCTTGCAGAATGATGACCGTGACCAGCCCGGTGTGCATGAAATCCGCGCTGCGCTGCGAGAGGCCCGTAGCTGCACGGTTGTTATACGCAATTATCGCCAGGACGGGACGTTGTTCTATAACGAGCTGCGTATTGCGCCGATTACAAACGAACGTGGCGAATTGACGCACTTTGTGGGCATTAGTACGGACGTGACGCAGCGTGTCCATACTGAGGAAAAAATCCAGGAGCAGACGGAAGCCCTCATTCAAGCGAATGGTGCGCTGTCGATTGCGCGGCGGCAGGCTGAAGAAGCTGTTCGGCTCAAGAGCCAGTTTCTGGCGACGATGTCTCATGAGTTGCGTACGCCGCTTAATGCGATTATTGGCTATACGGATATTCAACTCGCTGGTATGGCCGGTGACCTGACTGATGAGCAGACTTATTACCAGGATCGTGTTCTGGTTAACGCCAAACATCTGCTAGAGCTCATCAATGATGTGCTGGACCTCTCTAAGATTGAGGCTGGCCGTATGGATTTGATCATCAAGCCATTTGTGATCAAAGAATGGATGGAAGATATTGTCGCTCAGGTGGAAGGACTCGCTGAACAAAAACAAATAGCCTTCCGGCATATACTGGATGAGCGTATGCCGACCGCTTTGATGGGCGATGAATCGCGCTTACGGCAAATTGCCATTAACCTTCTCTCGAATGCGATTAAGTTCACGGACGAGGGCAGGGTAACTATGCAGATTCAAAAGCACGGGAATGATGCCTGGAAGCTCATCGTCAGCGACACAGGTATTGGTATTCCGTCGCATATGCAGGAGACAATTTTTGAAGAATTCCGCCAGGTGGATGATTCATCCAGCCGTAAGCAAGGTGGGTCTGGCCTGGGCCTGACGATTGTTCGCAAGCTGTGCCTGATGATGGGGGGGAATATCCGTCTGCAGAGCCAGCTTGGTAAGGGGACGACAGTTACCATCATCTTACCTTTACAGCCTGCGGATTAA